In Calothrix sp. PCC 7507, one DNA window encodes the following:
- a CDS encoding orange carotenoid protein N-terminal domain-containing protein — MSITLESAQGIFPSTLVADIVPTITESFSQLNAEDQLALLWFAYTEMGKTITVAAPGAASMVLAQGLLEQIKQMPFEAQTAVMYDLANRADTPLCRSYASFTVNIKLGFWYQLGEWMAQGIVAPIPEGYELSPEADKVLQAIRNADPGQQITILRNTVVNMGFDPNAPGSYKKVTVAVAPPTAPAFRTNVTIEGITNSTVLGYINNMNAFDFDAAVALFAAEGALQPPFERPIVGQQGILTYMREECQGLKMIPERGVLEQVEDGYTQVKVTGKVQTPWFGASVGMNIAWRFLLDPQGKIFFVAIDLLASPKELLNLVRK, encoded by the coding sequence ATGTCTATTACCCTCGAATCAGCTCAAGGTATTTTCCCCAGCACTCTGGTCGCTGACATTGTCCCAACTATCACCGAATCATTCTCTCAACTCAATGCTGAAGACCAATTAGCATTGCTTTGGTTTGCCTATACAGAGATGGGTAAAACCATTACAGTTGCTGCTCCAGGAGCCGCAAGTATGGTCTTAGCACAAGGCTTACTCGAACAAATCAAACAGATGCCTTTTGAAGCGCAAACAGCAGTCATGTACGATTTGGCTAATCGTGCTGACACTCCCCTGTGCCGTTCCTATGCGTCTTTCACTGTCAACATCAAGTTGGGCTTCTGGTATCAATTAGGAGAGTGGATGGCACAGGGAATCGTCGCTCCGATCCCAGAGGGCTATGAGCTTTCTCCAGAAGCTGATAAAGTGCTACAAGCAATCCGCAATGCTGATCCAGGTCAACAAATCACCATTCTGCGTAACACAGTAGTCAACATGGGATTTGACCCCAATGCTCCTGGCAGTTACAAAAAAGTTACAGTAGCTGTGGCTCCTCCGACTGCACCAGCATTTCGGACTAATGTCACCATTGAAGGCATCACCAATAGTACTGTGTTGGGCTATATCAACAACATGAATGCCTTTGACTTTGATGCAGCTGTGGCATTGTTTGCTGCTGAAGGCGCTTTGCAACCCCCATTTGAAAGACCAATTGTTGGTCAGCAAGGAATTCTAACGTATATGCGTGAAGAATGTCAGGGGCTGAAAATGATTCCAGAGCGTGGTGTACTTGAGCAGGTAGAAGACGGCTACACCCAAGTTAAAGTTACAGGTAAAGTCCAAACCCCCTGGTTCGGTGCGAGTGTAGGGATGAATATTGCATGGCGGTTCCTATTAGATCCCCAAGGCAAAATCTTCTTTGTGGCCATCGACTTGCTTGCCTCTCCTAAAGAACTGCTTAACTTAGTGCGTAAATAG
- a CDS encoding ankyrin repeat domain-containing protein produces the protein MMQLHIYAQQGNIAGVARKIANGADIDRLDENSLQTPLMSAVSSANAGIDMIRFLVEHGANVNAMEKHNTVLGLAVQSGNLEKIQFILDAGANINYQTAEGYDVLIDAMHGHDILQDQNLISTLNLLISRGAAVNGMSSYGESAIKVAAHVGRFDVVKLLLNAGANPEQLGWTELMHAIVFGSLEQVKLLLEEGADQNVCDCGYRTPWLLSLQVGELPKAKLLLAAETNQNYGGNCGKTPLMCAIENNRLEVLQWLIAEGFDIEATDDFNNTALIIAAEHGATDCVRILLAAGANPSRINDCNNKAIKIATNLEIVRMLIASGEDLSDINDDIRRSLTGIDNNKFSLSELSREQYLAGKHPRFGKTNPELMNIPFWQAMICEGCSAYTAKNSFKDLENWQDKAWCYDRFGRTITQLPDGRIVEIAGEHEDSYDPDFCIYNDVVVYQGDGSFQIFGYPKDVFQPTDFHSATLVGEYIYIIGNLGYAGTRIYHETPVYRLNIHTFKIEKLETTGDKPGWISEHKADYKELDKIYITGGKLCVLDHEKSEDYIDNSDDYVLDLINLTWSRATV, from the coding sequence ATGATGCAACTTCATATTTATGCACAGCAGGGAAATATTGCAGGAGTCGCACGTAAAATAGCTAATGGTGCGGATATTGATCGTCTAGATGAGAATTCTCTGCAAACACCATTAATGTCTGCTGTTAGTAGCGCCAATGCAGGTATTGATATGATTCGCTTCCTCGTGGAACATGGCGCCAATGTGAATGCTATGGAAAAGCACAATACTGTACTTGGGTTGGCTGTGCAGTCAGGAAATCTGGAGAAAATCCAATTTATTCTGGATGCTGGAGCGAATATTAACTATCAAACAGCAGAAGGATATGATGTTTTAATTGATGCTATGCATGGTCACGATATTTTGCAAGACCAAAACTTAATATCAACTTTAAATTTACTCATCTCTAGAGGTGCTGCTGTCAATGGTATGAGTAGCTATGGTGAGTCTGCAATCAAAGTAGCTGCTCATGTAGGGAGATTTGATGTTGTCAAATTATTATTGAACGCAGGTGCTAACCCAGAGCAACTAGGGTGGACAGAATTAATGCACGCTATAGTTTTTGGCAGCTTAGAGCAAGTAAAGTTATTGCTAGAGGAAGGAGCAGATCAAAATGTGTGTGATTGCGGGTATAGAACTCCTTGGTTATTGAGTCTTCAAGTGGGTGAGCTACCTAAAGCCAAATTACTCTTAGCTGCGGAAACAAATCAAAACTATGGTGGAAACTGCGGAAAAACGCCGTTAATGTGTGCGATAGAAAACAATAGACTAGAAGTCTTGCAGTGGCTAATTGCTGAGGGATTTGATATTGAAGCCACTGATGACTTTAATAACACTGCGTTAATCATTGCAGCCGAGCATGGTGCTACTGATTGCGTCAGAATTTTACTAGCAGCTGGCGCAAACCCCAGCCGAATCAATGATTGTAATAACAAAGCCATTAAGATAGCGACTAATCTAGAAATTGTGAGAATGTTAATTGCATCTGGTGAAGATTTGAGCGATATTAACGATGATATACGGCGATCGCTCACTGGAATTGACAACAACAAATTTTCACTATCAGAATTATCACGAGAGCAATATTTGGCAGGTAAACATCCCCGCTTTGGCAAAACCAATCCAGAATTGATGAACATCCCTTTTTGGCAGGCGATGATTTGTGAGGGGTGTTCTGCTTATACAGCCAAAAATAGTTTTAAGGATCTAGAAAATTGGCAAGATAAAGCATGGTGTTATGACCGATTTGGCAGAACCATTACACAATTACCAGATGGCAGAATTGTCGAAATTGCTGGTGAACATGAAGACTCTTATGACCCTGACTTTTGTATATATAACGATGTTGTAGTTTATCAAGGTGATGGTAGTTTTCAGATTTTTGGTTATCCCAAAGATGTATTTCAGCCGACTGATTTTCATTCAGCCACATTAGTTGGAGAATACATATATATCATTGGCAATTTAGGATATGCGGGTACAAGAATCTATCATGAAACTCCAGTTTATAGATTAAATATTCATACATTTAAAATCGAAAAATTAGAAACCACTGGAGATAAACCAGGATGGATTAGTGAACACAAAGCTGACTACAAAGAACTAGATAAAATTTATATTACTGGCGGTAAATTATGTGTATTGGATCATGAAAAATCAGAAGATTATATAGATAACTCGGATGATTATGTCTTAGATTTAATCAACTTAACTTGGAGTCGCGCTACTGTTTAA
- the tpiA gene encoding triose-phosphate isomerase: MRKIVIAGNWKMFKTQAETQDFLRGFLPHLEETPTGREVVLCPPFTNLSLLSKSLHGSLIQLGAQNVHWEEYGAYTGEVSGPMLTESGVRYVIVGHSERRQYFGETDETVNLRLKAAQSYGLTPILCVGETKQQRDLGETESLIISQLDKGLVNVDQDNLVIAYEPIWAIGTGDTCEATEANRVIGLIRSQLKNPNVSIQYGGSVKPNNIDEIMAQPEIDGALVGGASLEPESFARIVNYK, encoded by the coding sequence GTGCGGAAAATTGTTATTGCCGGTAACTGGAAAATGTTCAAAACCCAGGCAGAAACTCAGGACTTCTTACGAGGTTTTCTGCCCCACCTGGAGGAAACACCCACTGGAAGAGAAGTGGTATTATGCCCTCCTTTCACTAACTTAAGCCTTTTATCCAAGAGTTTGCATGGAAGTTTAATCCAACTAGGGGCGCAAAATGTCCACTGGGAAGAATATGGAGCCTACACAGGTGAAGTTTCTGGCCCTATGCTGACAGAATCTGGCGTGCGTTATGTGATTGTCGGTCACAGCGAACGACGACAATACTTTGGTGAAACAGACGAGACTGTCAATCTGCGCCTGAAAGCTGCTCAAAGTTATGGTCTTACCCCGATTCTCTGTGTTGGCGAAACGAAGCAACAACGAGACTTGGGGGAAACAGAATCACTGATTATCAGCCAGCTAGACAAAGGCCTAGTAAATGTGGATCAAGATAATTTGGTGATTGCTTACGAGCCAATTTGGGCGATCGGTACGGGCGACACTTGTGAAGCAACCGAGGCCAATCGAGTCATTGGCTTAATTCGCAGCCAGTTGAAGAATCCCAATGTTTCGATTCAATATGGTGGCTCAGTCAAGCCGAATAATATTGATGAGATTATGGCTCAACCGGAAATCGATGGTGCCTTGGTGGGTGGAGCAAGCTTGGAACCTGAGAGTTTTGCCCGAATTGTTAACTATAAGTAG
- a CDS encoding amino acid adenylation domain-containing protein, which translates to MNIKNLQSHQTVVSLIEFNCQKYQDELAVILENRQLSYGELQQRAEQLSQYLIAQGMLKPNSLVGLCIEPSFEMVIAIYAILKAGAAFVPLDPDLPRQRLSYMIADAKLTTILTQQKFAFDIEPAMRQSGLDGQMCFLDTPTVWEQLTTPSALPSVVEPEQLAYIIYTSGSTGVPKGVMLTHLGLLNLAQASCTTFDIKPGLRLLQFASISFDAAVWELVTALCGGATLVLGAREQMLPGKLLANFIARQRVQWVMLSPSVLATLSPFRDQLPDLQMVVVGGEACPVSLAKAWVSPHTRFFNAYGPTEITVCCTIYEFQQHDMSLPIGYALPNVELYILDEELKLCNRGEKGELYVGGMGIGKGYLDKPEITSTRFLDNPFGLGKIYKTGDIVYEDPHEPGLLHYAGRSDHQVKIRGKRIEIEAIEMILAQHPGVQTNAVKAIKTTRIESSDMPENYGVSMLVAYIVPKAGQFLIEKHLQRFAAEQLPDYMVPARFVFMDELPLLPNRSKVDRNALPELLETPSFLADTMDSSLKIAVIFDEALELPTGTCKPHTNFFEAGGSSLCIAHVLYALDRDFGVNLPSRLIYEYPTPSGLAQLLEQFKFKSESAVNDGHIDLQAEARLAPDLNTSIWQQPPQAKYNCALITGATGFLGAHLLYELLTKGSYRKIYCLVRAESNAEALTRLRATFIQYQLPTTTLAQVQVIAGDIQQPQLQLTTTLFDKLGEEVDQIYHVAADTNYIKPYSLIKKSNVDGTANIIALAAHRRHKMLHYVSTVSVYGAVTSLLGINEVSEDFNLDFSQPIMSVEYGYVRAKWAAERMVKSAKEKGLAVSIYRPGFISGHRETGVANLNDTFYRFIGGCIEMGMYPDWPEKYWTPVPVDYVAAVIAHISLDAKYIDGNYNIVVPREQELSNVEIFECFKEFGYPLQKISPKNWLNTLSTLPTINPLHPLTSFFQEKVYQNRSTILEVHHRTPICKVDNTLDAIQRSGILCPKIDKALMKQYLPKFDKDFSTRQLPKLTALHY; encoded by the coding sequence ATGAATATTAAAAATCTCCAAAGCCATCAAACAGTTGTTTCTTTAATCGAATTTAATTGTCAAAAATATCAGGATGAACTGGCAGTAATTCTAGAAAATCGACAGTTGAGTTACGGAGAACTACAACAGAGGGCAGAACAGTTATCTCAATATTTAATAGCACAGGGGATGCTAAAACCTAACAGTTTAGTTGGACTGTGTATAGAACCTTCTTTTGAAATGGTTATTGCTATCTATGCCATTTTGAAAGCAGGTGCAGCTTTTGTTCCTCTTGACCCAGATTTACCCCGCCAGAGACTCAGCTACATGATTGCTGATGCTAAATTAACCACGATTCTGACACAGCAAAAGTTTGCTTTTGATATTGAGCCAGCGATGCGGCAGAGTGGTTTGGATGGGCAAATGTGTTTTTTGGACACCCCTACAGTCTGGGAACAGTTAACTACACCCTCTGCATTACCTTCAGTAGTAGAGCCTGAGCAACTAGCTTACATTATTTATACTTCTGGCTCTACAGGTGTACCGAAGGGAGTAATGCTTACCCACCTAGGTTTACTAAATCTTGCTCAGGCTAGCTGTACTACTTTTGATATCAAACCAGGCTTGCGTTTACTTCAGTTTGCCTCCATCAGCTTTGATGCAGCAGTGTGGGAATTAGTCACAGCATTATGTGGTGGGGCAACTTTAGTACTGGGTGCAAGAGAGCAAATGCTTCCTGGGAAACTATTAGCAAACTTCATAGCTAGACAGAGGGTGCAATGGGTAATGCTGTCCCCTTCTGTACTCGCAACGCTGTCACCTTTCCGCGACCAATTACCTGATTTACAAATGGTTGTGGTAGGTGGTGAAGCTTGTCCTGTATCGCTTGCCAAAGCATGGGTTTCACCTCATACCCGCTTTTTCAATGCCTACGGGCCAACAGAAATAACAGTTTGCTGCACAATTTACGAGTTTCAGCAACACGATATGAGTCTACCTATTGGTTATGCGCTGCCAAATGTAGAACTCTACATTCTAGATGAAGAACTCAAGCTTTGTAATCGTGGTGAAAAGGGCGAATTATATGTAGGTGGTATGGGGATAGGCAAGGGCTATTTAGATAAACCGGAGATTACAAGTACTCGTTTTTTAGACAATCCTTTCGGTTTAGGCAAAATATACAAAACTGGTGATATCGTTTACGAAGACCCGCATGAACCTGGGCTATTGCACTATGCTGGTAGATCAGATCATCAAGTGAAAATTCGGGGCAAACGTATAGAAATCGAAGCAATTGAAATGATACTTGCCCAGCATCCTGGCGTACAAACGAACGCAGTTAAAGCAATTAAAACTACACGAATAGAAAGTAGCGATATGCCAGAAAATTATGGCGTATCAATGCTTGTGGCATATATCGTCCCTAAAGCTGGACAGTTTTTGATAGAAAAGCACCTGCAACGCTTTGCTGCTGAACAACTACCAGATTACATGGTACCTGCGCGGTTTGTTTTTATGGACGAATTGCCTTTATTACCTAATCGCAGCAAAGTAGACCGAAATGCCTTACCAGAACTGCTAGAAACCCCATCTTTCCTGGCTGATACGATGGATAGCTCTCTCAAAATAGCGGTAATTTTTGATGAAGCTTTAGAGTTACCTACTGGAACTTGCAAACCTCACACGAATTTCTTTGAGGCAGGTGGTAGCTCACTTTGCATAGCTCATGTGTTGTATGCACTCGATCGCGATTTTGGTGTCAATCTTCCTTCTCGCTTAATTTACGAATATCCTACACCATCGGGTTTAGCACAATTGTTAGAACAGTTTAAATTCAAAAGCGAAAGTGCAGTTAATGATGGACATATTGACTTACAAGCAGAAGCCAGACTTGCTCCAGATTTGAATACATCGATTTGGCAACAACCACCACAAGCTAAATATAACTGTGCATTAATTACAGGTGCAACAGGTTTTTTAGGGGCACATTTGCTTTATGAACTGCTCACCAAAGGCAGTTACCGCAAAATCTATTGCTTGGTGCGAGCAGAAAGCAATGCAGAGGCTCTGACAAGGCTACGTGCAACCTTTATCCAATATCAGCTACCAACAACAACATTGGCTCAAGTACAAGTAATCGCTGGCGATATTCAGCAACCACAGTTGCAACTAACAACAACATTATTTGACAAACTAGGTGAGGAAGTTGACCAAATTTATCATGTAGCTGCTGACACCAATTACATCAAACCTTATTCGTTAATTAAAAAATCTAATGTGGATGGGACTGCAAATATTATTGCCTTAGCAGCGCATCGTCGTCACAAAATGCTGCACTACGTGTCTACTGTGTCTGTTTATGGAGCAGTAACTTCATTATTAGGTATTAATGAAGTTTCCGAAGATTTTAATCTTGATTTCAGCCAACCAATTATGTCTGTAGAGTATGGCTATGTACGAGCAAAATGGGCTGCCGAACGCATGGTCAAATCAGCTAAAGAAAAAGGATTAGCAGTCTCTATTTACCGTCCTGGTTTTATTTCTGGGCACAGGGAAACAGGAGTTGCTAACCTTAACGATACCTTCTACCGTTTTATTGGTGGTTGTATTGAGATGGGTATGTATCCAGACTGGCCCGAAAAATATTGGACTCCTGTACCTGTGGACTATGTTGCTGCTGTCATTGCCCATATTTCTCTAGATGCAAAGTATATAGATGGCAATTACAACATTGTTGTGCCTAGAGAACAGGAATTAAGTAATGTAGAAATATTTGAGTGCTTTAAAGAGTTTGGCTATCCTTTACAAAAAATTTCACCTAAAAACTGGTTGAATACTCTCTCTACTTTGCCAACAATTAATCCCTTGCATCCATTAACTTCTTTCTTCCAAGAAAAAGTATATCAAAACCGCAGCACTATACTAGAAGTACACCATCGTACTCCTATATGCAAAGTAGATAACACTCTTGATGCTATCCAACGTTCAGGTATTTTATGTCCAAAAATTGACAAGGCACTCATGAAACAATACTTACCCAAATTTGATAAAGATTTCTCTACCCGACAACTTCCAAAACTAACAGCCCTGCATTATTAG
- a CDS encoding GTP-binding protein: MTSTLPEPHQNESPNWEEELDSAIFSFEDIQAELNYKQAQTALRNLVANIDLSPQEKTGLEAEINDLETMLGKLDRMVVQIAAFGMVGRGKSSLLNALVGQPVFETGPLHGVTRAAQRVNWSIHEEAIGETERALRVTLPGVGQSQVELIDTPGLDEIDGDTRAALAEQIAKQADLILFVIAGDMTKIEHEALSQLRSAGKPIVLVFNKVDQYPEADRMVIYHKIRDDRVRELLSPLEIVMSAASPLVKTAIRRPDGSKGLQLRTGTAQVEELKLKILEILHREGKALVALNTMLYADIVNEQLVQRKLMIREQVANQLIWKAVMTKAVAIALNPVTVVDILSSIVIDIFLILGLSKLYGISMTEAGAVQLLQKIALSMGGIGASELLANLGLSGLKTLLGISAPVTGGASLGPYLTVALTQASVAGVSTYGIGQVTKAYLANGATWGPDGPKAVITKILATLDETSILNRIKDELLTKVKSKK; this comes from the coding sequence ATGACTTCGACATTGCCCGAACCTCATCAAAACGAGTCACCCAACTGGGAGGAAGAACTGGATAGTGCTATTTTCAGCTTTGAAGACATTCAAGCAGAACTCAACTATAAACAGGCACAAACAGCGCTGCGAAATTTGGTAGCCAATATTGACCTCTCTCCCCAGGAAAAAACGGGATTGGAGGCAGAGATTAATGATTTGGAAACCATGCTGGGAAAGTTAGACCGCATGGTGGTACAAATTGCAGCTTTTGGGATGGTGGGACGTGGTAAGTCTTCCCTACTCAATGCCTTGGTTGGGCAACCAGTGTTTGAAACTGGCCCGTTGCATGGTGTTACCCGTGCTGCACAACGAGTTAACTGGAGTATTCATGAGGAAGCTATAGGAGAGACTGAACGTGCTTTGCGAGTCACTCTCCCTGGAGTTGGTCAATCTCAGGTGGAATTAATTGACACACCTGGTTTAGATGAAATTGATGGTGACACCCGCGCCGCACTAGCTGAACAGATAGCAAAGCAGGCGGATTTGATTCTGTTTGTGATTGCTGGCGACATGACAAAAATAGAACATGAGGCGCTTTCCCAATTACGGTCAGCAGGTAAACCGATCGTTCTGGTGTTTAATAAAGTAGATCAGTATCCAGAAGCAGACCGGATGGTAATTTATCATAAAATCCGGGATGACAGGGTGAGAGAATTACTTTCACCTCTAGAAATTGTCATGTCAGCCGCATCACCACTGGTGAAAACTGCAATTCGTCGCCCAGATGGTAGCAAGGGTTTGCAATTGCGGACAGGTACTGCCCAAGTTGAAGAACTGAAGCTGAAAATCTTGGAGATTTTGCACCGTGAGGGTAAAGCCTTGGTGGCTCTGAATACTATGCTTTATGCTGACATTGTGAATGAGCAATTGGTGCAGCGCAAACTGATGATTCGGGAACAGGTGGCCAATCAGTTGATTTGGAAGGCTGTAATGACCAAAGCAGTAGCGATCGCCCTCAATCCTGTCACCGTAGTAGATATACTGAGCAGTATTGTGATTGATATCTTTCTAATTTTGGGTCTATCTAAACTCTATGGCATCTCCATGACCGAAGCTGGTGCTGTCCAATTGCTGCAAAAAATTGCCCTGAGTATGGGTGGTATTGGCGCTAGTGAACTGCTGGCTAATTTGGGCTTAAGTGGGCTGAAAACTTTATTGGGTATCTCTGCACCAGTTACCGGCGGCGCTTCGTTAGGCCCCTACCTCACCGTCGCATTAACCCAAGCCAGTGTAGCTGGCGTTTCTACTTATGGCATTGGACAAGTGACGAAAGCTTATTTAGCCAATGGCGCAACTTGGGGACCAGATGGGCCAAAAGCAGTGATTACTAAGATATTGGCAACCCTTGACGAAACCTCAATTCTCAATCGCATCAAAGATGAATTGTTGACAAAGGTGAAAAGTAAAAAGTAA
- the folP gene encoding dihydropteroate synthase gives MSGKLIMRDRCFQWGQQTYLMGVVNVTPDSFSDGGEFNNTTAALAQAQAMVAAGADIIDVGGQSTRPGAAQISLAEELDRVVSVLQELRPVISVPISVDTTRAAVARAAVAVGADLINDISGGTFDTAMLPTVASLNVPIVLMHIRGNPQTMQQQTDYQDLMGEINSFLAKQIAAAIVVGVDPDKIIIDPGIGFAKNYEQNLEIFRHLRLLAALNCPILVGASRKSFIGRIINQPEPKERVWGTAAACCAAIFNGADILRVHDVKEMHDVSLVADAIFRQQAQH, from the coding sequence ATGTCTGGCAAATTAATTATGCGCGATCGCTGTTTCCAATGGGGACAGCAAACCTATCTGATGGGCGTTGTCAATGTAACGCCTGATAGTTTTAGTGATGGTGGTGAGTTTAACAACACTACTGCGGCTTTAGCGCAAGCACAGGCAATGGTAGCAGCTGGTGCTGACATAATTGATGTCGGTGGTCAATCAACTCGACCAGGCGCAGCGCAAATCAGTCTGGCAGAAGAACTAGATCGGGTGGTATCGGTGTTACAGGAATTACGTCCGGTGATTTCCGTACCAATTTCTGTAGATACAACTAGGGCAGCCGTAGCCAGAGCCGCTGTTGCTGTTGGGGCTGATTTGATTAATGATATTTCCGGTGGCACTTTTGACACAGCAATGTTGCCAACGGTAGCAAGTTTAAATGTGCCTATTGTGTTAATGCACATCCGGGGAAACCCGCAGACTATGCAACAACAAACAGACTATCAGGATTTGATGGGAGAGATTAATAGTTTTTTGGCAAAGCAAATTGCAGCAGCAATTGTTGTGGGTGTTGACCCAGATAAAATTATCATCGATCCTGGTATTGGCTTTGCTAAAAACTATGAGCAAAATCTAGAAATTTTTCGCCACTTGCGGTTACTGGCAGCGCTTAACTGTCCTATATTAGTGGGTGCATCCCGCAAAAGTTTTATTGGTCGGATTATCAATCAACCAGAGCCAAAAGAACGAGTCTGGGGAACAGCAGCAGCATGTTGTGCTGCTATCTTTAATGGTGCAGATATCTTGCGAGTTCACGACGTTAAAGAAATGCACGATGTGTCACTAGTTGCTGATGCCATATTTCGCCAACAAGCACAGCATTAA
- a CDS encoding SPFH domain-containing protein produces the protein MEPIIAIVLALIGYALGSAKLINQGNEALVERLGRYHRKLKPGLNFIVPLVDQIVMEDTTREQVLDIKPQNVITKDSVYLEVDAILYWRIRDIEKSFYAIDDLQGGLAQLATTTLREIIAQNTLEETNVSRSDMHRGILDLLNPITTEWGVEILRLDIQSINPPESVRKSMEEERAAEIKKRALISEAEGERQAAIKKAEGTRTSMQIIAEALRTHPESREILRYLVAQDYVEASQKLGESNNAKIVFVDPANSTEMFQELIAESVTHEGNNKTGNGST, from the coding sequence ATGGAGCCAATCATTGCTATAGTCTTAGCCCTTATAGGTTATGCCCTAGGATCTGCAAAACTAATTAATCAAGGTAATGAAGCCCTAGTCGAAAGATTAGGTCGGTATCATCGGAAACTTAAACCTGGACTAAACTTCATTGTTCCCCTAGTTGATCAGATTGTCATGGAGGATACAACAAGAGAACAGGTGTTAGACATCAAGCCTCAAAATGTCATCACTAAGGATAGTGTCTACTTAGAGGTAGACGCCATTCTTTATTGGCGCATTAGAGATATAGAAAAAAGCTTTTATGCAATAGACGACCTCCAAGGAGGACTAGCACAGCTCGCCACAACTACGCTGCGAGAGATTATTGCCCAGAACACTTTAGAAGAGACTAATGTCTCTAGGTCTGACATGCACAGAGGCATTTTGGATCTACTGAATCCAATCACCACAGAGTGGGGAGTTGAGATTCTGCGATTAGATATTCAAAGCATTAATCCGCCGGAGAGTGTGCGGAAGTCGATGGAAGAGGAACGAGCCGCAGAAATCAAAAAACGGGCTTTGATTTCCGAAGCAGAAGGGGAACGACAAGCTGCAATAAAAAAAGCAGAAGGAACTAGAACCTCAATGCAAATAATTGCTGAAGCTCTACGTACCCATCCCGAAAGCCGGGAAATTCTCCGGTATCTCGTGGCTCAAGATTATGTAGAAGCTAGCCAAAAACTCGGTGAGAGCAATAATGCCAAAATTGTCTTTGTAGATCCAGCTAACTCAACAGAGATGTTTCAGGAATTGATTGCTGAGTCTGTCACTCACGAAGGGAACAACAAAACTGGCAATGGTTCTACCTAG